In Xanthomonas sacchari, a genomic segment contains:
- a CDS encoding pilin, which produces MHEDTSPLAAWYYVDAARERHGPLPASALLERLHDGRLHHETLVWREGLPEWRPLHAVAAELGLPDAPTPPPLPPPLQAAAPARAAAAVAPRNGLSGCAITAIIAVVGGVLLVAFLGIVAAIALPAYQDYLARAKVAQALGPLAPLKDQIGAFAAQEHRCPVNGDTGFGTPQSYAGDAIAQVRVGRFDNGHCGLEATLHLPDQKRLDGKALWLDYDERTSAWNCSSDLDDRVLPAHCRGG; this is translated from the coding sequence ATGCACGAAGACACCTCTCCATTGGCGGCCTGGTACTACGTCGACGCCGCGCGCGAACGGCACGGCCCGTTGCCGGCGTCGGCCCTGCTGGAACGCCTGCACGACGGCCGCCTGCACCACGAGACCCTGGTCTGGCGCGAAGGCCTGCCGGAGTGGCGGCCGCTGCACGCGGTCGCCGCCGAACTGGGCCTGCCGGACGCGCCCACCCCGCCCCCCTTGCCGCCGCCGCTCCAGGCCGCCGCTCCCGCACGCGCCGCTGCCGCCGTCGCGCCGCGCAACGGCCTGTCCGGCTGCGCGATCACGGCCATCATCGCCGTGGTCGGCGGCGTGCTGCTGGTGGCATTCCTGGGCATCGTCGCCGCGATCGCCCTGCCCGCCTACCAGGACTACCTGGCACGCGCCAAGGTCGCGCAGGCGCTCGGCCCCCTGGCGCCGCTGAAGGACCAGATCGGCGCGTTCGCCGCGCAGGAGCACCGTTGCCCGGTGAACGGCGACACCGGCTTCGGCACCCCGCAGAGCTATGCCGGCGATGCCATCGCGCAGGTGCGGGTCGGCCGTTTCGACAACGGCCACTGCGGGCTGGAAGCCACGCTGCACCTGCCCGACCAAAAGCGCCTGGATGGCAAAGCGCTGTGGCTGGACTACGATGAACGCACGTCCGCCTGGAACTGCAGTTCCGACCTGGACGACCGCGTCCTGCCGGCCCACTGCCGCGGCGGCTGA
- a CDS encoding DUF494 family protein: MKESILDVLLYLFEHYFSEDADPVRDRDSLQNGLIQAGFSPTEISKAFDWLDALADQRPAVAQPRIDGPIRIYHGPELDKLDVECRGFLLFLEQHGILDSDQRELVLDRAMALDQDELDLDDLKWVVLMVLFNQPGAEAAYAWMETQMFVDEPEPVH; encoded by the coding sequence ATGAAAGAGAGCATTCTGGATGTCCTGCTGTACCTGTTCGAACACTATTTCAGCGAAGACGCGGATCCGGTTCGCGATCGCGACTCCCTCCAGAATGGCCTGATCCAGGCCGGTTTCAGCCCCACCGAGATCAGCAAGGCGTTCGACTGGCTCGACGCCCTGGCCGACCAGCGCCCGGCCGTGGCGCAGCCGCGCATCGACGGGCCGATCCGCATCTACCACGGCCCGGAACTGGACAAGCTCGACGTGGAATGCCGCGGTTTCCTGCTGTTCCTGGAGCAGCACGGCATCCTCGACAGCGACCAGCGCGAACTGGTGCTGGACCGGGCCATGGCCCTGGACCAGGACGAGCTGGACCTGGACGACCTGAAATGGGTGGTGCTGATGGTGCTGTTCAACCAGCCCGGCGCCGAGGCGGCATACGCGTGGATGGAAACGCAGATGTTCGTCGACGAGCCGGAACCGGTCCACTGA
- the dprA gene encoding DNA-processing protein DprA — MSQPDTARIDAPADPALLVLSLAGGASAPRRQLLEQHGSPAAALAAGPAGWHAAGLDAAQIAALQRPDRAALEAAEHWLAQPGRHLLGCHDADYPTLLRRAPNPPLALYVDGDPAALWHPAVAVVGSRAPSAGGRDNAYGFALALAAAGFAVTSGMASGVDAAAHRAALSRADGRTVAVVGTGPDLAYPRQHAALRTQIAERGAVVSEHPPGTLARPGHFPARNRIIAGLSLATLVIEAATRSGALITARLAAEAGREVFALPGSIHNPLARGCHRLIRDGAGLVESAEEVLAGVAPLAAELADALRGRLNAPTQEASTARSATPAFPDPHYQRLWQALGHDPICMDSVIARSGLTAAAASSMLLAMELDGYVAVERGRYTRKP, encoded by the coding sequence ATGTCCCAGCCTGACACCGCCCGCATCGACGCACCCGCCGACCCGGCCCTGCTGGTCCTGTCGCTGGCCGGCGGCGCCAGCGCCCCGCGCCGGCAACTGCTGGAGCAGCATGGCAGCCCGGCCGCGGCACTGGCCGCCGGCCCCGCCGGCTGGCATGCCGCCGGCCTGGACGCGGCGCAGATCGCCGCGCTGCAGCGGCCCGACCGCGCCGCGCTGGAAGCCGCCGAGCACTGGCTGGCGCAACCAGGCCGGCACCTGCTCGGCTGCCACGATGCCGACTACCCCACCCTGCTGCGACGTGCGCCCAACCCGCCGCTGGCGCTGTACGTGGACGGCGACCCCGCGGCGCTGTGGCACCCGGCCGTGGCGGTGGTCGGCAGTCGCGCGCCCAGCGCCGGCGGCCGCGACAACGCCTACGGCTTCGCCCTGGCCCTGGCCGCGGCCGGCTTCGCGGTCACCAGCGGCATGGCCAGCGGCGTGGATGCCGCCGCGCACCGGGCGGCACTGTCGCGCGCCGACGGGCGGACCGTGGCGGTGGTCGGCACCGGCCCCGACCTGGCCTACCCGCGCCAGCATGCCGCCCTGCGCACGCAGATCGCCGAACGCGGCGCGGTGGTCAGCGAGCATCCGCCCGGCACCCTGGCGCGGCCGGGCCACTTCCCGGCGCGCAACCGGATCATCGCCGGGCTGAGCCTGGCGACCCTGGTGATCGAGGCGGCCACCCGCTCCGGCGCACTGATCACCGCGCGGCTGGCCGCCGAGGCCGGGCGCGAGGTGTTCGCCCTGCCCGGCTCGATCCACAACCCGCTGGCGCGCGGCTGCCATCGGCTGATCCGCGACGGCGCCGGACTGGTGGAAAGCGCCGAGGAGGTGCTGGCCGGCGTCGCACCGCTGGCCGCCGAACTCGCCGACGCCTTGCGCGGGCGCCTGAACGCCCCCACACAGGAAGCCAGCACCGCGCGCAGCGCCACGCCGGCCTTTCCCGACCCCCACTACCAGCGCTTGTGGCAGGCGCTGGGTCACGACCCCATCTGTATGGATTCAGTGATCGCACGCAGCGGATTGACGGCCGCAGCGGCGTCCTCCATGCTGCTGGCCATGGAACTGGATGGCTACGTGGCGGTCGAACGCGGTCGTTACACCCGCAAACCCTAG
- a CDS encoding LysM peptidoglycan-binding domain-containing protein: MFNRLRTVVAVAMLTVATYAASASMAAEHPDTYVVRKGDTLWDIAGRFLGKPWLWPEIWQANPQVHNPHLIYPGDVLSLAYLDRVAHAAVKPGPRQDAPIDAIPLAQVEPFLKNLRVVDRIDHLPYVVGIEDNRLRATDGQLVYAVGLGQAQAGQRYAVVRPTVRYLLPKLSDDLNAEGRSIPGSGNLWQTFVPPDKRRETLGYELAQVNIGTVTRVSADGRQATTLLLQDNAREVRAGDRLIPVEAQPYDLQFVPHPPSEQALAAGLRVLAVADAFSVAGPRDVIAISGGRREGIDNGTVFSLWRHGTRVNNRVLLPDTSRADDGFTGGGGTVALPDEYAAHAMVFRTFDKVSYALVMDGIKPTRIGYDVKHPDAR, from the coding sequence ATGTTCAATCGACTCCGCACGGTCGTCGCCGTGGCGATGCTCACCGTGGCGACCTATGCCGCTTCCGCCAGCATGGCCGCAGAACACCCCGACACCTACGTGGTGCGCAAGGGCGACACGCTGTGGGACATCGCCGGGCGTTTCCTCGGCAAGCCCTGGCTGTGGCCGGAGATCTGGCAGGCCAATCCGCAGGTGCACAACCCGCACCTGATCTACCCCGGCGACGTGCTCAGCCTGGCCTACCTGGACCGGGTGGCGCATGCCGCGGTCAAGCCGGGCCCGCGCCAGGACGCGCCGATCGACGCGATCCCGCTGGCGCAGGTGGAGCCGTTCCTGAAGAACCTGCGCGTGGTCGACCGCATCGACCACCTGCCCTACGTCGTCGGCATCGAAGACAACCGGCTGCGCGCCACCGACGGGCAACTGGTCTACGCGGTCGGCCTCGGCCAGGCCCAGGCCGGGCAGCGCTACGCCGTGGTCCGCCCGACCGTGCGCTACCTGCTGCCCAAGCTCAGCGACGACCTCAACGCCGAAGGCCGCAGCATTCCCGGCAGCGGCAACCTGTGGCAGACCTTCGTGCCGCCGGACAAGCGCCGCGAGACCCTCGGCTACGAACTGGCACAGGTCAACATCGGCACCGTCACCCGGGTCTCCGCCGACGGCCGCCAGGCCACCACCCTGCTGCTGCAGGACAACGCCCGCGAAGTGCGCGCCGGCGACCGCCTGATCCCGGTCGAGGCGCAGCCCTACGACCTGCAGTTCGTGCCGCATCCGCCCTCCGAGCAGGCGCTGGCGGCCGGCCTGCGGGTGCTGGCGGTGGCCGACGCGTTCAGCGTGGCCGGCCCGCGCGACGTGATCGCCATCTCCGGCGGCCGCCGCGAAGGCATCGACAACGGCACCGTGTTCTCCCTGTGGCGCCACGGCACCCGGGTCAACAACCGCGTGCTTCTCCCCGATACCTCGCGTGCCGACGACGGCTTCACCGGCGGCGGCGGCACCGTGGCGCTGCCGGACGAATACGCCGCGCATGCGATGGTGTTCCGCACCTTCGACAAGGTCAGCTACGCGCTGGTGATGGACGGCATCAAGCCGACCCGCATCGGCTACGACGTCAAGCACCCGGACGCACGCTGA
- the def gene encoding peptide deformylase has protein sequence MALLPILEFPDPRLRTKAVPVESAEVTSAAFQRLLDDMFETMYDAPGIGLAASQVDVHKRFMVIDVSEEKNAPQVFINPQIVQRDGEQVYQEGCLSVPGIYADVARADAITVRYLDRQGQPQELSTDGLLAVCVQHEMDHLDGKLFVDYLSPLKREMVRKKLAKARKHVA, from the coding sequence ATGGCCCTGCTCCCCATTCTCGAATTCCCCGATCCGCGCCTGCGTACCAAGGCGGTGCCGGTCGAGTCCGCCGAGGTCACCTCCGCGGCGTTCCAACGCCTGCTCGACGACATGTTCGAGACCATGTACGACGCGCCCGGCATCGGCCTGGCGGCCAGCCAGGTGGACGTGCACAAGCGCTTCATGGTCATCGACGTCAGCGAGGAGAAGAACGCCCCGCAGGTGTTCATCAACCCGCAGATCGTGCAGCGCGACGGCGAACAGGTGTACCAGGAAGGCTGCCTGTCGGTCCCCGGCATCTACGCCGACGTGGCCCGCGCCGACGCCATCACCGTGCGCTACCTGGACCGCCAGGGCCAGCCGCAGGAACTGAGCACCGACGGCCTGCTGGCGGTGTGCGTGCAGCACGAGATGGACCACCTCGACGGCAAGCTGTTCGTCGACTACCTGTCCCCGCTCAAGCGCGAAATGGTGCGCAAGAAGCTGGCCAAGGCGCGCAAGCACGTGGCTTGA
- the fmt gene encoding methionyl-tRNA formyltransferase, with translation MKIVFAGTPDFAVPSLRAAAQRHEVVAVYTQPDRPAGRGRGLTPSPVKLEAVARGIPVLQPQTLRSPETLQALRALQPDLIVVVAYGLILPKAVLAIPTHGCWNVHASLLPRWRGAAPIQRAIEAGDTETGVCLMQMEAGLDTGPVLLSQRTPISAEETGGQLHDRLAALGAQVLADGLGLLRAGLRPAAQPQPQAGVTYAQKLDKAQARLDWQQPAAQLARQVRAFDPWPVAEAMLAGERVRVRGAIALDLAHGQQPGTVLAASKQGIDIACGQGALRLRVLQRDGGKAITAADYLNARRDLPVLA, from the coding sequence ATGAAAATCGTCTTCGCCGGTACGCCGGACTTCGCCGTGCCGTCGTTGCGCGCGGCTGCGCAGCGCCATGAAGTGGTCGCGGTCTACACCCAGCCGGACCGGCCGGCCGGGCGCGGGCGCGGGCTGACCCCGTCGCCGGTCAAGCTGGAGGCGGTGGCGCGCGGTATCCCGGTGCTGCAGCCGCAGACGCTGCGTTCGCCGGAGACGCTGCAGGCGCTGCGCGCGCTGCAGCCGGACCTGATCGTGGTGGTGGCCTACGGGCTGATCCTGCCCAAGGCGGTGCTGGCGATCCCGACCCATGGTTGCTGGAACGTGCATGCCTCGCTGCTGCCGCGCTGGCGCGGCGCCGCGCCGATCCAGCGCGCGATCGAGGCCGGCGACACCGAGACCGGGGTGTGCCTGATGCAGATGGAGGCCGGGCTGGACACCGGCCCGGTGCTGCTGTCGCAGCGCACGCCGATCAGCGCCGAGGAGACCGGCGGGCAGTTGCACGACCGCCTGGCCGCGCTCGGCGCGCAGGTGCTGGCCGACGGCCTGGGCCTGTTGCGCGCCGGCCTGCGCCCGGCGGCACAGCCGCAGCCGCAGGCCGGCGTCACCTATGCGCAAAAGCTGGACAAGGCACAGGCGCGGCTGGACTGGCAGCAGCCGGCGGCGCAGCTGGCGCGGCAGGTGCGCGCCTTCGATCCGTGGCCGGTCGCCGAGGCAATGCTGGCCGGCGAGCGGGTGCGGGTGCGCGGCGCGATCGCGTTGGACCTGGCCCACGGGCAGCAACCGGGCACGGTACTGGCCGCCTCCAAGCAGGGCATCGATATCGCCTGCGGCCAGGGCGCGCTGCGCCTGCGCGTGCTGCAGCGCGACGGCGGCAAGGCGATCACCGCCGCCGACTACCTCAACGCACGGCGCGACCTGCCGGTGCTGGCCTGA
- the rsmB gene encoding 16S rRNA (cytosine(967)-C(5))-methyltransferase RsmB, with protein sequence MTASPAAVWPPGVAPRVVAARVLTAVIDRGRSLKAELAAALPTLPDSRDRALVEAICFAVLRRRPAYEAALRMWLQKQLPQRDAELRGLLLAGFAQLDALGLAPHAALSATVEATRALDRPRQAGLVNALLRRALRDGLPAVAADAGWPLWLRDALQADWPQQAEAIFAASQQPAPLWLRVNRQRGTRDAYLQELAAAGIAAQASPLLADAIRLETPLAVGALPGFADGRVSVQDGAAQQVADVLAPAPGARVLDACAAPGGKSAHLLERDPSLRLTALDVDARRLARVGETFARTGAGAQAQLQVADAAQPQDWWDGVSFDAVLLDAPCSATGIVRRQPDVLLHRRREDVVALQALQARLLDAAWQVLRPGGVLVYATCSLLQDENARQVQAMLARQQGAALEDPGAACGHASGGGRQRFPGEQDCDGFYYARLRKTA encoded by the coding sequence ATGACCGCGTCCCCCGCTGCCGTGTGGCCGCCGGGCGTGGCCCCGCGGGTGGTCGCCGCCCGCGTGCTGACGGCGGTGATCGACCGTGGCCGCTCGCTCAAGGCGGAACTGGCGGCGGCGTTGCCGACGCTGCCCGATTCGCGCGACCGCGCGCTGGTCGAGGCGATCTGCTTCGCCGTGCTGCGCCGCCGCCCGGCCTACGAGGCGGCGTTGCGGATGTGGTTGCAGAAGCAGTTGCCGCAGCGCGACGCCGAACTGCGCGGCCTGCTGTTGGCCGGCTTCGCCCAGCTCGATGCGCTGGGCCTTGCACCGCATGCAGCGCTGTCGGCGACGGTGGAGGCGACGCGCGCGCTGGACCGGCCGCGCCAGGCCGGGCTGGTCAACGCGTTGCTGCGGCGCGCGCTGCGCGACGGGCTGCCGGCGGTCGCCGCCGATGCGGGCTGGCCGCTGTGGTTGCGCGATGCGCTGCAGGCCGACTGGCCGCAGCAGGCCGAGGCGATCTTCGCCGCCAGCCAGCAGCCGGCGCCGCTGTGGCTGCGGGTCAACCGCCAGCGCGGCACTCGCGACGCCTACCTGCAGGAACTGGCCGCGGCCGGCATCGCCGCGCAGGCGTCGCCGCTGCTGGCCGATGCGATCCGGCTGGAGACGCCGCTGGCGGTGGGCGCGCTGCCGGGCTTCGCCGACGGCCGCGTCTCGGTGCAGGACGGCGCGGCGCAGCAGGTCGCCGACGTGCTGGCGCCGGCGCCGGGTGCGCGCGTGCTCGACGCGTGCGCGGCGCCCGGCGGCAAGTCCGCGCACCTGCTCGAACGCGACCCGAGCCTGCGCCTGACCGCGCTGGATGTGGATGCGCGGCGCCTGGCGCGGGTCGGCGAGACCTTCGCGCGCACCGGCGCCGGCGCGCAGGCGCAGCTGCAGGTCGCCGACGCGGCGCAGCCGCAGGACTGGTGGGACGGCGTGTCGTTCGACGCGGTGCTGCTCGACGCGCCGTGTTCCGCTACCGGCATCGTGCGCCGCCAGCCGGATGTGTTGCTGCACCGCCGGCGCGAGGACGTGGTGGCGCTGCAGGCGCTGCAGGCGCGCCTGCTCGATGCCGCCTGGCAGGTGCTGCGGCCGGGTGGGGTGCTGGTCTACGCCACCTGCTCGCTGCTGCAGGACGAGAACGCGCGGCAGGTGCAGGCAATGCTGGCGCGGCAGCAAGGCGCGGCGCTGGAGGACCCCGGCGCGGCCTGCGGGCATGCCTCCGGCGGCGGCCGCCAGCGCTTCCCCGGCGAGCAGGACTGCGACGGTTTCTACTACGCGCGGTTGCGCAAGACGGCGTGA
- a CDS encoding ArnT family glycosyltransferase, translated as MLKTRASREFWLLAVLAVLVLGAGLGLRDPHPADEPRFALVAKQMVDSGNWLFPHRGTELYSDKPPMLMWLQASFYTLFGNWRVAFLLPSLLAGLGTLACVYDLGRRLWTRRVGMYAAYALLFAFHFTYQAKKAQIDPLVVFFITLGNYALLRHLLRGPDWRLWALGWFAAGLGTITKGVGVLALLMLLPAAAASLAHWRGVRVGLRDARFWLGPLAFLAAVSIWLVPMVTTALSSNAPEYRAYLNDILFRQTAGRYAKSWDHAHGPLYFFGVMPSMWLPVLLALPWAIPAWARRLRRRDARYLLPLAWWALVVLFFSIPTGKRDVYILPALPMLCLAMGPLIPGLLRKTGVKRLLLAFTALLTLALLGVGAAILLGHGFRAKMMEDRGIDLVTVQVLAWILLAIGLWGVASLAAFARRRPELATVSTLTMIWVMAGLLVYPLINLSSSARGVMEAVGRRIGPDAELGLVAWKEQNLLMADPPAATFGFVVPWDEQLRRGIAWQAQAPQRRWLLVQEAAMLGCVDRSASTLAGVSNRRDWWLVPANAVHGHCVVTEDDRDRLREQDKDRFE; from the coding sequence ATGCTGAAGACCCGCGCGTCCCGAGAGTTCTGGTTGTTGGCCGTCCTGGCGGTGCTGGTGCTCGGCGCCGGCCTGGGCCTGCGCGATCCGCACCCGGCCGACGAACCGCGCTTCGCGCTGGTCGCCAAGCAGATGGTGGACAGCGGCAACTGGCTGTTCCCGCACCGCGGCACCGAGCTGTACTCGGACAAGCCGCCGATGCTGATGTGGCTGCAGGCCAGCTTCTACACCCTGTTCGGCAACTGGCGGGTGGCGTTCCTGCTGCCGTCGCTGCTGGCCGGTCTGGGCACGCTGGCCTGCGTCTACGACCTGGGCCGGCGCCTGTGGACGCGCCGCGTCGGCATGTACGCGGCCTACGCGCTGCTGTTCGCCTTCCACTTCACCTACCAGGCGAAGAAGGCGCAGATCGACCCGCTGGTGGTGTTCTTCATCACCTTGGGCAACTACGCGCTGCTGCGCCACCTGTTGCGCGGGCCGGACTGGCGGCTGTGGGCGCTGGGCTGGTTCGCCGCCGGCCTGGGCACCATCACCAAGGGCGTGGGCGTGCTGGCGCTGCTGATGCTGCTGCCGGCCGCGGCGGCGTCGCTGGCGCACTGGCGCGGGGTCCGGGTCGGCCTGCGCGATGCGCGCTTCTGGCTGGGGCCGCTGGCGTTCCTGGCGGCGGTGTCGATCTGGCTGGTGCCGATGGTGACCACGGCGCTGTCGAGCAACGCGCCCGAGTACCGCGCCTACCTCAACGACATCCTGTTCCGGCAGACCGCCGGGCGCTACGCCAAGTCCTGGGACCACGCGCACGGGCCGCTGTACTTCTTCGGGGTGATGCCGAGCATGTGGCTGCCGGTGCTGCTGGCGCTGCCGTGGGCGATCCCGGCCTGGGCGCGGCGCCTGCGCCGCCGCGATGCGCGCTACCTGCTGCCGCTGGCCTGGTGGGCGCTGGTGGTGCTGTTCTTCTCGATCCCGACCGGCAAGCGCGACGTCTACATCCTGCCGGCGCTGCCGATGCTGTGCCTGGCGATGGGGCCGCTGATCCCGGGGCTGTTGCGCAAGACCGGGGTCAAGCGCCTGCTGCTGGCGTTCACCGCGCTGCTGACGCTGGCGCTGCTCGGCGTCGGCGCGGCGATCCTGCTCGGCCATGGCTTCCGCGCGAAGATGATGGAGGACCGCGGCATCGATCTGGTCACGGTGCAGGTGCTGGCCTGGATCCTGCTGGCGATCGGGCTGTGGGGCGTGGCCAGCCTGGCCGCGTTCGCGCGGCGCCGTCCGGAACTGGCGACGGTGTCGACCCTGACCATGATCTGGGTGATGGCCGGGTTGCTGGTGTATCCGTTGATCAACCTGTCCAGCTCGGCGCGCGGGGTGATGGAGGCGGTCGGGCGCCGCATCGGCCCGGACGCCGAGCTCGGCCTGGTCGCCTGGAAGGAGCAGAACCTGCTGATGGCCGACCCCCCGGCGGCGACCTTCGGTTTCGTGGTGCCCTGGGACGAGCAATTGCGCCGCGGCATCGCCTGGCAGGCGCAGGCGCCGCAGCGGCGCTGGCTGCTGGTGCAGGAGGCGGCAATGCTGGGCTGCGTCGATCGCAGCGCCAGCACCCTGGCCGGCGTGTCCAATCGGCGCGACTGGTGGCTGGTCCCGGCCAACGCCGTGCACGGCCACTGCGTGGTCACCGAGGACGACCGCGACCGCCTGCGCGAGCAGGACAAGGACCGCTTCGAATGA
- a CDS encoding glycosyltransferase, which produces MIRVISRDNGGGLSRDLQVVADLLRDTGKYRIEVLGFGTVRLINRLRELRLFLRSLLFGRADLQIFLERVYPRCLGSGLRNALIPNPEWFRHKWLRCLPRFAQVLCKTRQAEQRFSTMAPTAFIGFCSDDCYRPEVPRERACLHVAGRSSAKGTALLLQTWARHPEWPRLTVVQSAKKSHPIEAENIDYLTGYLDQQELRRLQNAHRFHLCPSEVEGFGHYIMEALSVGAVVITTNGAPMNELVSAERGVLIDPVGEGPDNYGVRYRIEAAGLEQAMAQALALSPMQCDALGTAARGFFETRRREFGERLRAAVADLLGEVPPPVLPASRGVDREQVRPG; this is translated from the coding sequence CTGATCCGGGTCATCAGCCGCGACAACGGCGGCGGCCTCAGCCGCGACCTGCAGGTGGTCGCCGACCTGCTGCGCGACACCGGCAAGTACCGGATCGAGGTGCTGGGCTTCGGCACCGTGCGCTTGATCAATCGCCTGCGCGAACTGCGCTTGTTCCTGCGCAGCCTACTGTTCGGGCGCGCCGACCTGCAGATCTTCCTGGAGCGGGTGTATCCGCGCTGCCTGGGCAGCGGCCTGCGCAATGCCTTGATTCCCAACCCGGAGTGGTTCCGGCACAAGTGGCTGCGCTGCCTGCCGCGCTTTGCCCAGGTGCTGTGCAAGACCCGCCAGGCCGAGCAGCGGTTTTCCACGATGGCGCCGACCGCCTTCATCGGCTTTTGCAGCGACGATTGCTACCGTCCTGAGGTGCCGCGCGAACGCGCCTGCCTGCACGTGGCCGGGCGCAGTTCGGCCAAGGGCACGGCGCTGCTGCTGCAGACCTGGGCGCGGCACCCCGAGTGGCCACGGCTGACCGTGGTGCAGAGCGCGAAGAAGTCCCACCCGATCGAGGCCGAGAACATCGACTACCTGACCGGCTACCTGGACCAGCAGGAACTGCGGCGGCTGCAGAACGCGCACCGCTTCCATCTGTGCCCCTCCGAGGTGGAGGGCTTCGGCCACTACATCATGGAGGCGCTGAGCGTCGGCGCGGTGGTGATCACCACCAACGGTGCGCCGATGAACGAGCTGGTGAGCGCCGAGCGCGGCGTGCTGATCGACCCGGTCGGCGAGGGCCCGGACAATTACGGCGTGCGCTACCGGATCGAGGCCGCGGGCCTCGAACAGGCGATGGCGCAGGCACTGGCGTTGTCGCCGATGCAGTGCGATGCGCTGGGCACCGCCGCGCGCGGCTTCTTCGAGACGCGCCGGCGCGAGTTCGGCGAGCGCCTGCGCGCGGCCGTGGCCGACCTGCTCGGGGAGGTGCCGCCGCCGGTCCTGCCGGCCAGCCGCGGCGTCGATCGCGAGCAGGTCAGGCCGGGTTAG
- a CDS encoding O-antigen ligase family protein: MSQPIAPRHAVSAFSRQSLAERGAALALLCLPGLVISMPSGLLPFGLLLLATSLLALPQLRQAVAPMQPSLRWLWILALLVIGLSLCSVLYFGQPLKDIDNRTRFLVLPWAALWTYALRPPQRLLWWGALLGILAALVLASVQVLQGQPRAEGWTNAIVLADVVLMLMVLAVFCRPRGQWPWAVAALVAGGIVILLSGSRGVWLGVLLLLVVSALCLRWRDSATRLMILGACTALAAVLVLSVPALTKQTRLAELHHDVQRYERGDSDSSAGARIERLQVAAATFVEHPVAGVGVGRFDNAMLRLPDCRKGFVERCHLGHAHNDLAEWSATQGLPGTVLILMVYGVPLWLLLRLYRRRPQPHFHGAAAAGIMVVAAYVLCGMTQSMFAHQVSTGFYVALVGVLIGLAAREAVPAAGAEGAARSR; this comes from the coding sequence ATGTCCCAGCCCATTGCGCCACGCCATGCCGTTTCCGCGTTCTCCCGCCAGTCCCTGGCCGAACGTGGCGCGGCGCTCGCGCTGCTGTGCCTGCCGGGGCTGGTGATCAGCATGCCCAGCGGCCTGCTGCCGTTCGGCCTGCTGCTGCTGGCGACCAGCCTGCTGGCACTGCCGCAACTGCGCCAGGCGGTGGCGCCGATGCAGCCGTCGCTGCGCTGGCTGTGGATCCTGGCGCTGCTGGTGATCGGGCTGTCGCTGTGCTCGGTGCTGTATTTCGGGCAGCCGCTGAAGGACATCGACAACCGTACCCGTTTCCTGGTGCTGCCGTGGGCGGCGCTGTGGACCTATGCGCTGCGGCCGCCGCAGCGCCTGCTGTGGTGGGGCGCGCTGCTCGGCATCCTTGCCGCCCTGGTGCTGGCCAGCGTGCAGGTGCTGCAGGGCCAGCCGCGCGCGGAGGGCTGGACCAACGCCATCGTGCTGGCCGACGTGGTGCTGATGCTGATGGTGCTGGCGGTGTTCTGCCGGCCGCGCGGGCAGTGGCCGTGGGCCGTGGCCGCGCTGGTGGCCGGCGGCATCGTCATCCTGCTCAGCGGCAGCCGCGGCGTGTGGCTGGGCGTGCTGTTGCTGCTGGTGGTCAGCGCCCTGTGCCTGCGCTGGCGCGACAGCGCGACGCGGCTGATGATCCTGGGCGCCTGCACCGCGCTGGCGGCGGTGCTGGTGCTGAGCGTGCCGGCGCTGACCAAGCAGACCCGCCTGGCCGAGCTGCACCACGACGTGCAGCGCTACGAGCGCGGCGACAGCGACTCCTCGGCCGGCGCGCGCATCGAGCGCCTGCAGGTGGCGGCGGCGACCTTCGTCGAGCACCCCGTGGCCGGGGTCGGCGTGGGCCGCTTCGACAACGCCATGCTGCGCCTGCCCGACTGCCGGAAGGGCTTCGTCGAGCGCTGCCACCTGGGCCACGCGCACAACGACCTGGCCGAGTGGAGCGCGACCCAGGGCCTGCCCGGCACCGTGCTGATCCTGATGGTGTACGGCGTGCCGCTGTGGCTGCTGCTGCGCCTGTACCGGCGCCGGCCGCAGCCGCATTTCCACGGCGCGGCGGCGGCCGGGATCATGGTGGTGGCGGCCTACGTGCTGTGCGGCATGACCCAGTCGATGTTCGCGCACCAGGTGAGCACCGGCTTCTACGTCGCCCTGGTCGGGGTGTTGATCGGGCTGGCCGCGCGCGAGGCGGTGCCGGCAGCGGGCGCTGAAGGCGCCGCGCGAAGCCGGTAG